In the genome of Natronomonas salina, the window TTCGCGCGAACGCGGCGGAAAACGGGTGTCGACCGGAGCGGTCTCGTCAGTTCTCGTCGTCCGCGTCGTCCTGCGGGGCGAGCCCGCCGAGCGCGCTGGCGAGGCGGTCGCGCATCTCGGCGACGTCCTCCAGTTCCTCGGAGAGCTCCTCGACCTCCGTCTCCAGCTCCGCGACGCGCTCGGTGGTGTCCTCGTCGACCTCCTGGCGGAACGCGCGGAGTTCGCTGGCGACCTCGTCGGCCTCGCTGGCGGCATCGTCGACGGCCGACCAGAGATCGTCGAGCTCCTCGTCCAGCTGCTCCTGGACGACCTCGTCGACGTCGTCCAGGTCCTCGAGGGCCTCGTCGACGCGGTCCTCGACGTCGGCCAGTTTCTCGTCGACGCGCACCTCCACGTCGCTGAGGCCCTCGTTGACGCGGGTCTCGAGGTCCTCGAACCGTGCCTCGAGGCGGTCCTCCATGGACTCGGCCGTCCGCTCCGCGGACTCGGCGGTCGTCTCGACGGCGTCGAGGCGGTCCTCGGTGTCCGCGATGTCACCTCGGACGTCGGCGATGAGCTGCTGGGCGTCGCCGTTCTCGTCGAGGAACTCCTCGAGGGCGTCCGTGTAGGCCTCGAGGTCCGCGACCTTGGACTGGAGGTGGTCGATGCGGGCCTCCTCGCTGCCGGACGCGTCGTCGACGCCGAGGGCGTCGCGCAGGTCGTCGACCGCGTCGTCGTCCACGTCGCCGGAGCGGATCTCGTCGGCGAGCGCCGTGACGAGGTTCTCCGCCTCGATCCCCGTCGACGCGCCGCCGGCCGCCGCAGCGCCGGCGGCCGCTCCCGCGGTCTCCTCCTCGGGGTCCGGGAGGTCGATCGAGGTGTCCTCGGCCTCCTCGATGCCCGCGTCGGCCGGCGTCTCGTCGGCCTCGCCGGCGTCCGGCTCGGCGTCGGGGTCAGTCTCGACCCCGTCGACGGCGTCCGCGATGTCGTCGCCGGTCTCGGCGGTCTCCGCGGCGGCAGCGTCGGCCGATTCGTCCTCGACGTCCTCCTCGGGTTCGTCGAGCGGCGGGTCGACGTTCTCGATCGCCGGTTCGGTCATGAATTGCTCGACGTCGTCGGAGCCGCCCCCGCGCAGGCCGTAGATGGTCGTGAACTCCTCTCCGGGTTCGAACTCCCGCTCGAAGACGATGGTGTCGCCCTCGACGCCCCAGAACTCCGCGCCGAACTTCGGGTGGAAGCCGATGTCCTCGGGCGGGATGTGGCTGGGGACGGTGTCGACGAGGCGGACCGAGACGGTCTCCTCGCGGTCCGCGCGGATGACGAAGGTGATCGCCGGCACGGGGAAGTCGTCCGGCTCGAACGACTTCTCGACCGAGACACCGTCGCTGGACGCTGTCACGAGTTCTTCGGGGTCGGCGTTGCTCATGCTTGGTAATGCAACTTCCGCCTGATAAACTTATGCGGGAACTAAAGGGACTGAGCCCTCGGGGTAGGTCGGTTCTAGACGTCCGTCTCGTCGCCGATCTCCAGTATCTCGAGCGTTCGCGGGTGCTCGAAGCTCCTGACGTGGTGTCGCAGCGCCTCGGGGTCGGCGGTGAGGCCCTTCCACATGTCCCAGTGGGTCGGCAGCAGTCGGTCGAGTTCCAGCTGTCGGGCCGCCTCCGCGATCATGTTCTCGTCGGAGTACCACTGCGTGAGTTTCGGCTCGCGAGTCTCCTTGTCCGGAATCATGCCCGCTGAACCGAACGCGAGCGCGCCGAGGTCGATATCGTACCGGTCGCCGACGGCCTCGAAGTCGTCGCTCGGTCGCGCGTCGCCGCCGTGGAAGAACGTCCCCGCGTCGTGTTCGATCACGTAGGACACGGGATGGTCGGCGTCCGGATCGTGGGCCGGCTCGACCGAGACCGTCAGCGCGCCGATCTCGAGCGTCTCGCCCTCCTCGACGGTCACGAGGTCCTCGTCGTCGACGTCGTACTCGTCCGTCCACCCGCTGGCGGTCTCGACGGACGGCTCCGCCCCGTAGAAGGTGGCGTTCGTCCCCTCCAGAATCGGCGCCTGTGACGGCCCGTCGACGTGGTCGGAGTGGTCGTGGGTCGCCAGGATCGCGTCGGCCTCCACGACGTCCGCCGGGTCGAACGGCACCGGGACCATCCGGACCGTCCGCGGCGGGTCTCCGGTCCCGAGGTACGGGTCGACGAACACCGTCGTCCCGTCGTCGGCCTTCAGCACGAAGCCGTTGCAACCCAGGTACCAGAGCCGCAGCCCCTCGGGGTCGGCGTCGGCGACCGCCCTCGGCAGCCAGTCGCCCCAGTCGGAGTGGACCGTCATGGTACGGAGTCCGTGAGCCGCCCTCAAAAAGCGGGCGGTCGGCCGCGCTCGTACAAAAAGCCCGCCGGATACCCGGCGGCAGGTACTTCCTGAATCCGTCCGAAGTCGGTCGCATGTCCCACGAGGGCTGGGGGCCCGACTCGAGTCACGACGACGCGACGGCGACCGGGCGGTCCCGCCGCGGACGCACACGGAAGCGGATGGACGACGACCACTGGTGGCTGCTGAACGGCGTCGTCAGGTTCTACGGGTTCGTGCTGCTCGCCGGGACGAAGCTGGCCGACGCCGTGACGACGGCGATCGGCGTCCGGTTCGTCCCCGGCATCGTCGAACTGAATCCGGTCGCCGACGCCGTCTTCGTCGGGGGCGGGACCTTCGCCGGGCTGGCGGTCCTGAGCGTGGCGACCGTCGCCGTCGCGACGCTCACGGCGGAGTACCTGGCCGTCGAGATCCGTCGCCGCCTCGGCCTGGACCGACTCGCGCTCGCGTCGAAGGTCACCATCTACGGCGCGCTGTCGTTCCTCTTCGGCGCCGTCGCGGTGAACAACGCCCTGCTCATCTCGGAGCAGGTCCACGACTACGTCTCCGAAGCGATCCTCGTCACGTCGATCGCCGTCTGAGGCCGGACGCCGCGGACCAGGCGCCGTCGCTACTCAAGGTGCGCGTCGTCGATAGAAGCGAGCGGTCGGACGGTCGCCGTCAGTCCTCGCAGCAGCCGCCGGCCTTCTGGCCGAACTCGATCTCCAGCGGGTCGGAGATGAGCTGGTCGAGCTCCTGAAGTTTGAGCTCGATCTCGGACTGCGCCTGCAGGTACGCCTTCATCTTCGGCTTGCCGTGGAGGTCCTCCTGGGTGCTCTGCAGCTTCCGGAGGTCGTCGTTGGTCGCGTCGCCGGTCTGTCGGGCCATCATGAACTCCTCGCGGAGCTGCTCGAACTCCCGGATCTCCTGCTGGAGTTCCTCGTCGTTCTCGACGGCCGCCTTCGCCTCGACGAACTCCTGGTAGGCGGGCATCTCGGCGATCGCGTCGCCGAGGTCCTCGGCGAGTTCGTCTGCGCGCTCCGCGGGGGTCGTCTCGATACTCATTGCCGGGCCGTTGGAACCGCCACCGTAAATGTATGCCGGAAGCGGGTGTCGACGCGTTACCCGCGGACGTACGCGACTGCGAGCCCGACGAGTACCACGAGCGCGAGTGCGACCAGCGGGAGCGAACCGAACCCGGCGGTCTCCTCCCGCATCTCGCTCTCCGACCGGTCTACGCCCGGGGCGTCGCCGGTAGCGCCGAAGCCGAGTTCTGCCGGCGCCGGATCGGAATCGTCGAGCGGGCCGTCGGTCACGACGTTCGTCCCATCCTCCGACGAAGTCGTACCGTTTTCAGCGCCCTCCGGGGCCGTGCTATTCGTTCCGTCTCCGTCGGTATCCTCGTCTGCCGACGACCCGTTCGAGGGTTCGCTACAGACGTGTGATTCGGCGCCGGTATCGGAGAAGCCTCCCCCAGGGGACGGTGAGGCGTCGGCGTCACCGTCCGAGCCCGTTTCGTGGTCGGAGGCGGAACCGTCACCTTCGGGTGTCTCTTCGCCATCCTCCTCATCGTCCTGGTTCTCCTGTTGTTCGTCTCCAGAGGTGTCGTCCCCCGTATCCGACTCGTTGCCTTCGTCCGGGTCCTCACCGGCCGAGCTCTCATCGTCTGTGTCCTCCTCTTCTGACTCGTCCTCGTCCCCGCGCTCGTTTTCGGAATCGTTCTCGTCGCTCCGATTGTCTTTCGAGTCGTCGTCACCGTTCTGGCCATCCCCCGGTCCTTCGTAGGTGCCGTTCTTCTGCTCACCCTCCTCGCCGTCCTCACTTTCACCTGACCGGTCTCCGTCCTCGGTCTCGTTCTGTCCATCTCCGGCACCCGGGTCCTCGTCGTCGGAGTCGCCCGTACCGGGGTCGTCTGCCGGGGTATCGTCGGGGTCATCTCCGCTCAGTTCGTCGTCCTGTGGATCTTCGCCCTCCTCGGAATCGTCGTCCTGACCACCTCCGTCGTCGTTTCGACCGTCGCCATCGTCGTCGCAGTTCGCACCGCCGTGGTTCTTCGAGTTCTCGTCGACGCCATCGCTACGACCTGGATTGTCCTCGTCGTGGCCGTCGCAGTCGTTGCCGTGCCCCCGATCGTCGTCGGCGACGACGAACCCCGCGAAGCCCAGCGATAGCGTCAGCGCCAGGGCTACGACTACGGCTGCCGTCCGCACCCCCCGTTCCATCATACTCCACCCTCGCAGCCGTTTCCAGTTAGTTACCTGTTTATTACCAACTCATTTCGAGTTTTTTCTACTCGTTTATCCGGTCGTTAACTCCTCGCCACCCGTCGGTTCGGCTATAGACCGGATCGAGGGCGCCTGGCGGTTGCTGGCTGCTCGTCGATTCGCTGCAGTCCGAACTGGGCACGACGCGAAGCACGCACGTTTTACGGACGGACGGACAAGCGACTCGCAATGAGCCAGGAATCGGACCCCGGGTACACGGAGGGAGACCTCCGGAACACCGGGCTGTCGCTGAAGCACGACCGGACGTGGGACTACGAACTCGACCGCATAGTCGAGGCGGTCGAGGAGCGCGACGCCACCACGGTCGGTCTGCAGTTCCCGGAGGGACTGAAGCGCCGCGGCCCGCGCGTCGCCGACGACCTCCGTTCGGAGCTGCCAGACGACGTGAACGTGATGATCTCGGGGCAGCCCTGCTACGGCGCCTGCGACCTCGACACCTACCTGATGCGGCGGACGGACGTCTTCGTCCACTTCGGCCACTCGCCGATGAAGGAGTCCGAGAAGATCATCTACGTCCCGCTGTTCTCCAACGTCGAGGTCACGCCGATCATGGCGGAGGCCCTCGACGAGCTGACGTCGCCCGAGGAGGACGACCGCGTCGGCCTCGTGACGACGGCCCAGCACATGAACAAGTTCGAGGAGATGCGCGCGTGGCTCGAGGAGCGCGGCTACGCCGTCGAGACGCGCCGCGGCGACGAGCGGTTGACCAACGAGGGCCAGGTCCTCGGCTGCAACTACGCCTCCGCGGACGTCGACGCCGACCAGATCCTCTACGTCGGCGGCGGGAAGTTCCACCCGCTCGGCCTGGCGATGGAGCACCCCGACAAGACGGTCGTCATCGCCGACCCGGTGAACAACTCCGTCCACATCGCGGACACCGAGAAGTTCCTCAAGCAGCGCTACGCCTCCGTCCACAAGGCGATGGACGCCGAGGAGTGGGGCGTCATCTTCTGTACGAAGATCGGCCAGGGCCGCTGGGAGATCGCCGAGGAGATCGTCGCGGAGAACGACGACGCCTACCTCATCACGATGGACGAGGTGACGCCGGACCGCCTGACGAACTTCGGGCTGGACGCCTACGTCAACACGGGCTGTCCGCGCATCACGACCGACGACGGCCCGCAGTTCAAGAAGCCGATGCTCACCCCCCAGGAGTACCGCATCGCCATCGGCGAGGAGCCGCTAGAGAACCTGGAGTTCGACACCTTCCACGGTACCTGGTAACCACAGGAACTTTCTTCCACCCCATTTCAGAGGTCATCGTATGCCCAGCCCTCCACTGCGCTACAGCCCCAGGCGCCTCGAACACGTAGTTCTCGGCACGATAGCGGGCGCGCTCCTGCTGTTCGCCGCTCCGGTCGCCGCCCAGCAGGCCCCCTCCGCTACGACGCCCGAAACGGGGCTGTCACTGACCGCCCAGGCGATTACGAGCGCGATATTCACGGTGATCGTCGGCGGACTCATGCTCGCGCTCGCACCGGATTACACCGAGCGGACCACCGACCGTATCGTCGAGGACCCCGGTGAGACGTTCCTGTTCGGCCTCGGGATCTTCGTCGCGGCGGTGATCGGCATCGTCCTCCTGGCGATCACCGGCATCGGGCTCCTCCTCGCGGTCCCCATGTTGATCGCGATGGCCGTGATCGGCGTGCTGGGGTACATCGCCTTCGGGCGCGCCCTCGTCGACGACCGGGGGGCGGCGCTGCTGATAGCCGTCGTAATCTCCGCCTTCACCGCCGGCGTCCCGATCCTCGGCGGTCTCGTCGGATTCGTCCTCGGCTGCATGGCCATCGGCGCCTGGTACCTGGAGTACAGGAGCGACGGGTCCCGCTCCAGCGGCCGGTCGAGAGGGGTCGAGTCAGTCTCTGGCGGAGCGTCGAGGGGTACGACGGCCCGAACTGGTGATACCGACGAGTGGGGCTCTTCGTGGGACGACGGCTCCTCGTCGACGGCGAACAGCGATACGGACGGGACCGCCGACGACGGGTGGACGACCGGTTTCGACGACGACGCCGACCGGAACTGACCCGAAGACGTATATTCCACGCCCCGATTCCATGTGACGATGCCCTCCACACGCCGCCGGTTCCTCCTCGGCGCGGCCGCACTCGCCGGCGTCGCCGGCTGTAACGAACGGTCCGCCCGGGCCAGCCGGGAGACTGTCACCCCGGTCGAGGTCCCCCGGACCGACCAGGAGATCGTCCGCGAGGCGATGGCGATCGACGCGCCGTCGGTCCCGTCGGCCATACGCGTCTCCGACGCCCACTGGGCCGCCGCCGTCGACCACGTCGAGACGCTCCGTGATTCGGTCGAGGAGTTGCTCGAGTCGACGGACGGCTCGTCGGGCGAAAGGGACCGGAACCGACTCCAGGATGACGTTCTCGAGCGGGCGGACGACCGACTCGAGTCCGCCCGCGAGACGGGGCCGTCCGAGGAGGGGGTCCACCTCCTCCGGCGCATCGTCCGGGACCTCGCCAGGGCCGACGGCTACCTGCGAGCCGAACGCGGCACGCTCGACGCGACCGCCCTGCGCTCGGCGGTCGAAGCCGAACGCGAGGCGACCGACGCCCTCCTCGACGGCTTCGAGTACCGGATCGCCCGACCGGTCGAGGAGGTCCTCCCCACGGCCTTCGCGGCGGAACGCGCCCTCGAGATGGCCGACAGCCTCGACCACGTCGACGACTTCCTCGACGACGAGCGGGGTTCGGACGGCGACGCCCAGCGGCGCGTCGATCAACTCGCCTCGGTCTATCGCTCCCTCGAAGTGCATCGCCGCCGCCGCGACGACGCCGAGCGGTACATCGAGACCGCCACCGACCCGGACGAGCGGTCGCTCCGACCGGCGATCGACGCCGAACTGGACGACCTTGCGGACGAACTGGCCACAGTCGCCGAGCAGTTCCCCGACGAGGAGCGGAGCGCTCGCGAGGAGGAGACGGTCGCGGACTACTTCGAGGAGATCCGGTCGAACGTGGGTCATCGCACGGGCCGGTTCCGCTCGCAGCTCTCGGAGCACCGCGAGAACGGTCGCCGCCTCCACGGCCTGTTCAGGGCCCAGCAGTTGCTGGTGGAGTACGAGTCGGTCACGGCGGCGATCGACCGGACGAAACCGCTCCTCGACGGGCCGGAGTTTCCGACGTCGCGGCTCCTCACGGAGAAACGACGGGCGGTCGAGTCGGTCGAGCGGGTCGCCGACGGGACGCCCATCCAGCGGTACCTGGCGCGCAGAGCCGCCCAGATGCTGGAGTCGGCGGACCACTACTCGAGAGGCGACGGCCTGAATACGAGGGCGCTCGCCCGGATGCACCTCATGTACGCCGGCGCCGCCGAGTGGGCCGAACTCGCCCTCGACCGGGGCGACGCACTCACTGAATCACTTCAGGCCCAACAGTCATAGGCCCCCGCTCTAAAGGGGACCCCATGTCGACCTCCGAATCGAACCGCGGAACCGACCGACTCGTCGACGTCTACCGGGCGTACATCGGCGAACCGGACAGCCGGACGGACGTCTACCTCGGGTTCGCGCTGTTCTTCGCCGGGCTGGGGCTCGGCCTCGCGGGGCTGCTGCTGTTCGCCATCGAGCGCGGCGTCATAGCCGGCGAGGCGTTCTGGCTCCGGGAGATCGCCTTCGCCGGCGGCGCGCTGGGACTGCCGGTCCTCCTGGTCTCCGTCGTCGTGTTGCTGCCGGCGGACCGTCGGGCCGTCTACGTCGCCCTGGGCGGGCTGGCGATCACCGTCGTCGCCATCGGCTTCTTCGTCTCAGTGTACCCGAGCAACTGGAACTACGGGGCGGACTACAGCCTGCAGGGCGTCAGCGTCTACGCCGTCGGCCTGATCAGCCTGCTGGCGGCGACCGGCTCGGCGCTCGTCGGCTACCACATCGAGCGGGTAGGCGGCGGTCCCGCGGCGGCCGCCGGGGCCGAGGAGGAACAGGGCGGCGACGACCCCGAGGTGACGGCGGCGCAGGTCCAGCGGGACATCGACGAGGCGATGTCGGGGACGGAGATGTCGTGGGGCGGCGTCGAGAAGGTCGAGACCGAGCGGCTGTCGATCAACCCCGACGCCGACCTCGACGGGCACAACTTCGACCAGTCGAAGGCGAAGGTCCACCGCTCGAAGAGCGTCGACGACCAGCTGTCCGCGCTGAAGGGAATGAAGGGCGGCGAGCAGCGCACCGACAGCGGCAGCGGCGTCGACGACCAGGCCGACGCGCTGAAGCAACTGAGAGAGCAGCAGCGGAAGGACGCCGAGGCCGACCCCGACGGACTGGTCGGTCGACTGAAGGACCTCGTCGGGCGCTGAGCGGACCGTTTATCCCTCGTACAGAACGTGTACCTGGGGGTACTTTTATTAGACGCCAAGCAGCCGGTAAGGTATGGCACGCGGCATCGACGTCGGGACGATGAACCTCGTCTCGGCCAAGCAGGAAGGCAACGAAACGGTCTTCGTATCGCAGCGGAACTCGTTCGTCGAGATCGAGTACAGCGACATGGCCGAGCGCATGCTGAGCCGCTCGGACGTCCTCCACATCCGCAAGGACGACCAGGTGTACGTCGTCGGCGACGACGCCCTGAACTTCGCGAACATCTTCAACGAGGAGACCCGCCGGCCGATGAAGCACGGCATCCTCTCCTCGGAGGAGCAGTCCGCCATCCCGATGATCAAGCTCATCATCGAGCAGGTCGTCGGCGAGCCGGCCCGGCCCAACGAGCGGATCTACTTCTCGACGCCGGCCGACCCCATCGACTCGGACCTGTCGACGCTGTACCACCAGAAGACCCTCGAGTCGTTCCTCGGGGACGTCGGCTACGACCCCGAGCCCATCAACGAGGGCATGGCGGTCATCTACTCGGAGCTGGCCGACCACAACTTCACGGGACTGGGCGTCTCCTTCGGCGCCGGCATGACGAACGTCTGCCTGTCGTACTACGCGGTCCCGGTCATGACGTTCTCCGTCGCCCGCGGCGGCGACTGGATCGACGAGCAGACCGCGACGGCGACCGGCAACAGCGTCGACAAGGTCACCTCCATCAAGGAGGACGAGTTCCGGCTGGACTTCACGACCGACGCCGGCGGCGTCGAGGGGGCGCTGTCCATCTACTACGACAACCTCCTGGACTACGTCATCGAGAACATCGCCCGCGAGGTCAACGACGAGGACGTCGAGGAGGGTCTCGACGTGCCTGTCGTCGTCACCGGCGGCACCTCCAGCCCGCCGGGCTTCGAGAAGCTCTTCCAGGAGCGCCTCGAGAAGGCCGACATCCCGTTCTCGATCAGCGACGTCCGGAAGGCCGACGAACCCCTCTACAGCGTCGCCCGCGGCGCGCTCGTCGCCTCCCGGACCGAGGAGGAGGACGAGGCCGGCTCCGCCGACGCCGGCGAGGAAGCAGAGGAAGCCGCCGAGGACTGACGCGACGACGCCGCGGCCGTCGCCGGCCGCCCGACCCCGCGATTCTCCCTATTCTTCGCCCGAGTGGACGGCCATGTGACCGTTGAGCTGGGCGACCGCGTCGAACCGCTTCCCACAGACGTCGCAGGCGACGCCGTCTCCTGCATCGGTTGCGCCGTCCTCGATAGCGTCGCCGTCGATGGCGGTGTTCTGCCCGGCTTCGACGGTCAGGTCCGACGCCGGCGACGACACGCGGACGACCGTCGGCTGCGGATCGTCGCCCGCGTCGTCGAACTCGGGCGTCGGGGCGTCGCTCGTCTCGACGGTCCCGGCGCTGACGCGTCCGACCTCGTTGAACCGCGTGATGGCGTCGTCCCACGACTCCCCGTCGCGCAGCTCGCCCCGGTGTTCGACGGGCACTCCGATGTAGCCGCAGCGGTCGCAGGAGACCGCCTCGCGGCCGCCCAGGGCGTACCGTTCCAGTCGGCCGTCACACCGGGGACAGTCCATGGCAGGGGGCTATACCCCGGGGTGGAAAGAAGCTTCCGCGTGTTTCAGCGCGTCAGTCCCCGAACGTCGCCGCGAGGCCGTCGGCGACCGCCGCGACGGCGTCGTCGGCGCGGTCGAGGTCGTCGAGCATGCTGGCGAAGCCGTGGATCATGCCCGGGTACGACTCGCGGCGGACCGCGACGCCGGCCTCGGCCAGCCGGTCGGCGTAGGCCTCCCCCTCGTCGCGGAGCGGGTCGAACCCGGCGGTGACGACCGTCGCGGGCGGCAGCCCCGAGACGTCGCGTGCGAGCAGCGGCGCGACGTAGGCGTTCCGGCGGTCCGCGGCGTCGTCGAGGTAGCGCTCGTAGAACCACGCGACGCTGTCCCGCTCGAGGAAGTACCCCTCGGCGTTCTCGACCTGGCTCTCGAAGGCGTGGATGCCGGGGGCGGCCACCGCCGGATAGAGCAGCGCCTGCGCGTCGATGGCGGGGCCGTTGCGGTCGCGGGCGGCGATGGTGACCGCCGCCGCGAGGTTGCCGCCGGCGCTGTCGCCGGCCACGGCCACGCGGTCCGGGTCGCAGTTCATCCGGCCTGCGTTCTTCGTCGCCCAGACCGCCGCGGCGTAAGCGTCCTCGAAGCCCGCCGGGAACGGGTGTTCGGGCGCGAGCCGGTAGTCGACGGAGAGGACGGCCACGTCGCCGGCGTTCGCGAGCGCGCGGCAGAGCGGGTCGTAGGAGTCGAGGCCGCCGAGGACCCACCCGCCGCCGTGGTAGAAGACGACCAGCGGCGGGTCGGTCCGCTCGGGGAGGTACAGCCGGACGTCGATGGACTCGTCGGGACCGGGGATGGAGAATTCCTCGACGGCGGCGACCGGGGCAGCAGACTGGTCCCCGAAGAAGGCGGCGAGGCGCTCGCGGGCGCTCTCGACCGACAACTCGTAGGTCGGCGGCACTGGGACGGATTCGACGGCCTCCAGGACGGCGGCTGCCTGCGGGTCGAGTTCGCGGTCGGGCATACTCTCGACGTACGCGGGAGGGCGGATAACTCCCCGGTCGGGGCCGATAACCCGCTCGCATACACCAACCTATAAGCATGTCTGGCAAGTATTGCAGGCCGATGACAGAGGGGAACGCGGGGTCGACGCGTCGCCGGCTGGCGCAGGAACTGGCAGTCGTCGCCGGGTTCGAGGACCCGCGGGCGCCGCTGGAGCAGTACCACACGCCGCCGGACCTGGCGGCCCACATCGTCCACGTCTCGGACCTCCAGGGCGACGTCGAGGACCGGACGGTCGTCGACCTGGGCTGCGGCACCGGGATGCTGGCGCTCGGCGCGGCGTTGCGCGGCCCCGACCGCGTCGTCGGCGTCGACGTCGACCCGGCGCCGCTGTCGACCGCCCGGGAGAACGAACGGCGGGTCGCCGCCCGGACCGACGTCTCGTGGGTCCGCGCCGACGCGACGCGGGCGCCGCTATGTCCCGACGACCCGGTGACGGTGCTGATGAACCCGCCGTTCGGCGCCCAGTCCGGCAACGAGGGTGCCGACCGCGCCTTCCTCGAGACCGCCGTCGACATCGCCGACGTCTCCTACTCCGTCCACAACGCCGGCAGCGAGGCGTTCGTCGAGTCCTTCGCCGACGACGAGGGCGGCGAGGTGACCCACGCCTTCGCCGCTGAGTTCGACCTCCCCCGGCAGTTCGACCACCACGAGGACGAGTCGCGGTCCATCGACACCGAGGTCTTCCGCATCGAGTGGCGGTAGACCTCAGTCCGACCGCCGGGCGACCCTGATCCGCGTCTCGTTGCGCTCGGCGAAGAAGTCGCGACCGTCCCGCTCGAACTCGACGCCGCCGACGGTCGCCGCGTTCCCGTCGACCGGGACGGACTGGCGGTCGAGCGTTTCGTTCTCCCTCGAGACGATAACGTCGAAGCCGTTGCCCTCCGGCTCGATCGAGACGTTCCGGCCGTCGATGCGGACGTCGGCGCTGGCTCGCTCGGCCCGGTAGACGACCGGTCTCGTCTCTGCCGTCGCCCGGCCCAGACGGACGTTGTACGTCGAGTTCCCGCCGGCGAGCGACCACGTCGTCCGCGACGCGCGGACGTCCGCGTTCCAGGTGAGGCCGCCGAGCCGGACGGTCACGTCGCCACGGGACGCCAGCTGCCGCTTCGATACCTCCTCCCACCAGATGTTCCGCTCCTCGGAGACCACGATGACGCCGCTGGCGTTGACCCGGTCGCTCCCGTTCTCGCCGGTGATGGGCGTCGCCGGGATGAACTGGTTCTCCACCTCCTCGGCGTAGAAGACGGTGTAGTCGCCGACCTCAGTGGGTTCGGCCTCCGCCAGTCCCGCCCGCGCGTCGTCGACGACGAAGAGGTTGAACCAGACGCCGACCAGCGACAGCGCCAGCAGGACGCACACGAGCAGTCCGTAGGCCGCCTCGCGCCGCGAGAGGTCGATCCTCGAGACGAGGTCCCGCGGCGTAGCGACGGCGCCGCCCGCGACGAGCGCCGCGAGGAGGAACACCAGCGCCGTCCCCAGCGCGCGGAACAGCGTGTAGGTGTCGCTGCTCTCGATTGTGTAGATGGCCCACAGGCCCCGGTCGATGGTGAAGGCCAGGGCGGCGAACCAGACGTGGCTGGCCTTCGGGCGGACGTCGCGGCGGTACAGCAGCGCGACGCTCGCGACGATCCCCAGGAAGAGCCCGAGGGCGTGGCCCTGGACCGCGACGTTCGCCCACCAGGGCCGCGAGAAGGACTCGCTGGCGATCTGCTGGAAGACGGGCTGCTGGACGGCGCTGAACACCTGCGAGACGATCCGGCTGACGAGGATCGCGACGACGGTCGCCACCGGGTAGCGGACCAGCGCGAAGCCGACGAGCGCGAACACGACGCCGGAGAACCCGACGACCGGGCCGAGCGCGAACGCCGCCGTGAGGATTGCGGCCACGAAGAGGCCGACGCCCCACGCGGCGGCGCGGACGATCGGGTTGGTGCGGAGCGACGAGAACGAGGCGCTGCCACGCTCCCGGGGGAAGTGTCCCCAGGCGTACTCGGCGACCGTGCCGAACACGAGCGCGCCGAGGAGGTTGCCCGTGAGGTGACCCAGGCCGGCGTGGGCGAAGCCCGCCGTGAGGATGCCGGTCGGGTAGAAGTAGCTCCACGCGCGGAACGGCACGACGACCGGGTCGGTGGGATTCGCGAGGCCGTCCTGGACGAACAGGTAGAACGCGGCGACACCGGCGCAGGCGACCAGCGTGCCCCAGGGCAACCCCAGCAGGAGCCGTCGCCGCGCCAGCCGTCCCCAGCGGCCGTGCGGCTGGGCGAGGTAGTAGAGCGTGGCGAGCGAGACGAGCATCCCGGCCAGGAGGACGACGTACCAGACGGCGGCCGGGGATGGCATGTGGCCGACGACGTGACGGATCCCTATA includes:
- a CDS encoding alpha/beta hydrolase produces the protein MPDRELDPQAAAVLEAVESVPVPPTYELSVESARERLAAFFGDQSAAPVAAVEEFSIPGPDESIDVRLYLPERTDPPLVVFYHGGGWVLGGLDSYDPLCRALANAGDVAVLSVDYRLAPEHPFPAGFEDAYAAAVWATKNAGRMNCDPDRVAVAGDSAGGNLAAAVTIAARDRNGPAIDAQALLYPAVAAPGIHAFESQVENAEGYFLERDSVAWFYERYLDDAADRRNAYVAPLLARDVSGLPPATVVTAGFDPLRDEGEAYADRLAEAGVAVRRESYPGMIHGFASMLDDLDRADDAVAAVADGLAATFGD
- a CDS encoding METTL5 family protein, producing MTEGNAGSTRRRLAQELAVVAGFEDPRAPLEQYHTPPDLAAHIVHVSDLQGDVEDRTVVDLGCGTGMLALGAALRGPDRVVGVDVDPAPLSTARENERRVAARTDVSWVRADATRAPLCPDDPVTVLMNPPFGAQSGNEGADRAFLETAVDIADVSYSVHNAGSEAFVESFADDEGGEVTHAFAAEFDLPRQFDHHEDESRSIDTEVFRIEWR
- a CDS encoding rhomboid family intramembrane serine protease; the protein is MPSPAAVWYVVLLAGMLVSLATLYYLAQPHGRWGRLARRRLLLGLPWGTLVACAGVAAFYLFVQDGLANPTDPVVVPFRAWSYFYPTGILTAGFAHAGLGHLTGNLLGALVFGTVAEYAWGHFPRERGSASFSSLRTNPIVRAAAWGVGLFVAAILTAAFALGPVVGFSGVVFALVGFALVRYPVATVVAILVSRIVSQVFSAVQQPVFQQIASESFSRPWWANVAVQGHALGLFLGIVASVALLYRRDVRPKASHVWFAALAFTIDRGLWAIYTIESSDTYTLFRALGTALVFLLAALVAGGAVATPRDLVSRIDLSRREAAYGLLVCVLLALSLVGVWFNLFVVDDARAGLAEAEPTEVGDYTVFYAEEVENQFIPATPITGENGSDRVNASGVIVVSEERNIWWEEVSKRQLASRGDVTVRLGGLTWNADVRASRTTWSLAGGNSTYNVRLGRATAETRPVVYRAERASADVRIDGRNVSIEPEGNGFDVIVSRENETLDRQSVPVDGNAATVGGVEFERDGRDFFAERNETRIRVARRSD